The segment GTACGGCGCGAACCTACGCGACATGCTCGATGACCGCGAGTCGGTCGACATCCTCGACACCGTCGGTCTTGCCAGCCAGCACTTCGTCGCCATGCGCACGGGTGGGACGGGCATGGTTAACGTGGGCTTGACCGACTACGAGTCGTGGGTGACGTGCATCGACGCCCGCGCAGGCGTCTGGGAAGAGCTGGCAGGCGCGGACCTCGTCAGGCCTTTCGGCGAGCTCCAGGCCGCCCCGGCCGTCGCCCAGGCCGTCTTCGACGGGGTAGCACCTGTGGGCAATCAGCCGCTGCGCTCCCGCGAGCGCCTCGCCTGGTCCGAACGCAGGGAGGCGGTGATGGCCTCGCGGGCCTGGCGGGCGAACAAGCGCCGCGGGGTTCGCCTGTGGCAGGAGGTGCTCGATCAGCTGGCCGCCGGGGCCGACTACGTCAGCGCCGTCGGAACCGAGGAGAAGGCCGGCCAACTCAATGCCGCGCTCCGCGACGTCCTGCTTCGCGACCAGCTCATCTTGTTCGGCGTGGACGAGGGCACCGTCAAGATCGGCGGCATCTCGGCCCGGCAGCTAACGAAGAAGCTCGCCGCCGTCGGGGAACCATCCCCGACGCGTATCGCGTTGATGATGGCCCTGTTCGAGTATCTGGCCGAGCGTTCCGACGACGACGACGCGGCGCCGTCCGCGATCGCCGGCTACCTCGCCTGGTGGCAGGGAGATACCGAGCGCGCGATGAGCAACGCGGCTCAGGCAATGAACTCCGACCATCACTACCCGCTCGCGAAGCTCGTTCTTCACGCCTTGCACGTCAACCTGCCCTCGCCGAAGGACATCGCGTCCAAGCCCAGCCGCGAGTGTGAACCGTCTTGGAATACGGCCGAATAAACGTGTACATTTACGAATAAATGTGACAAGGAAGGTGCGCCATGCCGGTAATTGTTCCTGTCAGCCGCGGTGAGCGCGACGATGCGCTCGCCAGCGCGATCGACCTGTGTAGGCGCGAAGACCGCCTGCTTATTGCTCTTCTTCATCGTCCCCTTGGTCACTTTGACCAGGAGAGTATCGACGCGGAGGTCGACGAGCTTACCGATCGCCTGGATAGCGCCGACATCGGTTTTCGGATCGAGGTGCGCGTCGATGAAAAGGATCTGGCCAGGCAGATCTCGGATCTGGCGCAGGATGGCTCCTCGCTCGTCGTCGTCTCGCTTGCGCACAAGCCCGCCGGCGGAAAGCTGATCCTCGGCTCACAGATTCAAAAGCTTCTTCTTGAGTGCCCGTGTTCGGTGCTTGTGGTGCGAGAGCAGCCACATGAGGGGAATATGTAAGCTCTTTGTGCGTTGTCCTTGGTGGCGGAATAATGATTTATCACTATTGGCGCTATAATGGGCGAGTTGTACTACGAAAGGTTGCATGTGGCCGCATCAAAGTCTCAGGCTGTTACCCCCTCTTCTGCATCGGGAGAGGTCTCGGTTGATGTCGCTGCGTTGCCGGAGATGAAGGTCGCCGAGCTACGCACGCTGGCAAAGGAACTCGGACTTCATCTGAACTCACGCGCGGTCAAGGCAGTACTCATCGAGGCGATCAGCGAGGCCGTATCCGCCGCGGGCGCGGCTACCGCTAAGGATAAGGCTTCGAAAGAGGCCGAGCCCGCTGCGAAGGCGGCGCCCGCCAAGAAGACCCAGACCGCTGCGAAAGAGGCGGCGGCGAAGCCCGCCGCGGAGGAAAAGGGCGCTGGCGAGGGCACCTTGAACGAGCTTACGGTGGGCGAGCTGCGCACGAAGGCCAGTGAACTCGGCCTGTCCCGCGTGTCGAAGATGCGCAAGGCGGAGCTGATCGAGGCCATCCTTGCGGCAACGCCCGCCGAGGCCCCGGCCGCGCCCGCGGTCACCCAGGAGGAGGACGACCTCGACAAGAGCCCGGCCACCCCGGACGAGCCGGAGATGGACGAGGAGGATCTGGACGACCAGCTTGACGATCACCTCGAGCTCGATGATGACCTCGACGCCGATGACGAGGAGGATTCCGCGGACGAGGACTCCGAGGACGAGGACGAGGACGAGTCGGACGCGGAGGATTCCGCGGATCAGTCCGTCGTCATCACCGCCAACGCGGCTAAATCCTCCAGGGGAGCCTTCGTGGTGAAGGACTCGGATGACACGGACGAGCCGGCCCAGCGCGTGCTCGTTGCGGGCGCGACAGCCGACCCTGTCAAGGACTACCTCAAGCAGATCGGCAAGGTGCCGCTGCTGAACGCGGCGGAGGAGGTCGAGCTCGCTCAGCGCATCGAGGCGGGCCTGTTCGCCCAGCACATCCTCGACACAACCGAGATCGAGGACCGTAAGCACCGCCGGGAGCTGGAGATCATCGCCCGCGACGGCCGCAACGCCAAGAACCACCTCCTCGAGGCGAATCTCCGCCTCGTCGTCTCACTCGCCAAGCGCTACACCGGGCGCGGTATGCTCTTCCTTGACCTCATCCAGGAGGGCAACCTCGGCCTGGTGCGCGCGGTGGAGAAGTTCGACTATGCCAAGGGTTTTAAGTTCTCCACCTACGCCACGTGGTGGATTCGTCAGGCGATCACGCGCGCCATGGCTGACCAGGCGCGCACGATCCGCATCCCGGTCCACATGGTCGAGGTCATCAACAAGCTTGCGCGTGTGCAGCGTCAAATGCTTCAGGATCTCGGCCGTGAGCCGACAACCGAGGAACTCGCGCGCGAGCTCGACATGACCGAGGAGAAGGTCATCGAGGTGCAGAAGTACGGTCGCGAGCCAATCTCGCTGCACACGCCGCTGGGCGAGGACGGCGACTCGGAGTTCGGCGACCTCATCGAGGATTCCGAAGCCGTGGTCCCGGCCGACGCCGTGGGCTTCACCCTGTTGCAGGAGCAGCTCCACCAGGTTCTCGACACGCTCTCGGAGCGCGAGGCCGGCGTGGTCTCGATGCGATTCGGCCTCACCGACGGCCAGCCGAAGACCCTCGACGAGATCGGCAAGGTTTACGGCGTCACGCGCGAGCGCATCCGTCAGATCGAATCCAAGACGATGTCCAAGCTGCGCCATCCCTCGCGCTCGCAGGTGCTGCGCGACTACCTGGAGTAGTGCGGGCCGGGCACCCCACGCGATGTTACGCGCCTGGAGCGGGCCGCTTGCTGTACTTGCTGTACGGCGGCGCCCAGCCCCGGGCGCGTCGCCATTGGGCGGGGTAGACGGGTAGCGCCTCGCGGTTGGTGGCGGCGTCGGTGTACCGCTGGCCGCGGTCCTCAAGCTCAACGTAGCAGCGGAGCAGGCGGGCGCAGGTTTCGGCGTCGCTCATGGCACGATGGCGAGTGGCGGGGGAGAGGCCGAGCCGTTCGGCTACCCCGCGCAGTGAGTGCGGCCCTGGAGGCAGGTAAATGCGTGACTGATCCATCGTGCACACGCACGCATCCTCGTCGGGACCGCCCGCATATCCGGCGCGCGTGAGCTCTCGAGTCAGAAAGGCTCGTTCGAAGGCGGCGTGGTGGGCCACGAGCACGCGCCCGGTCAGGAGGTCGACAACGTGTTGTGAGATTTCGGCGAAGCGCGGCGCGTCGGCGAGCACGGCGTCGCCCAAGCCGTGGATCTCGACCGCTGCGCTGGCGCGACCAGGGTTGACGAGGCTCTGCCAGCGCCCTTCCTCCACCAGGTTGTGATTGAGGAGGATAACCGCGATCTCGACGATGCGGTCGGCACTACGGTCGAGCCCGGTGGTCTCGACGTCGACGACGGCGAAGGAAGTCATGGCCCCATTCTCCCACACGGGCATTAGGCCGCCGGCGAACGGGGATGAGATAAGAGGAATAAAGTCGGGCACTCGTGCTTTGATCGTAGTGTGAATGCAATACTTGACACTCCAGTTCTTACCGCTGCTGACCGTTGCGACGCCTGCAACGCGCAGGCCTATGTGCGCGTTGAATTGTCGTCAGGCCAACTCCAGTTCTGTGCCCACCACTGGCGCAAGCACATGCCAGCGTTGGAGAAGGTGGCCATCAATATCATCGACGAAACGGATCGGGTCTAGACCCGCTTCGACAGGCCGGCGTGAGCCGGCCTTTTTCTTTGCCCGGACGGGCATCAATCCGGTCCGCGTGGCGCGTTCCTCCCCGCGAGCGTCCCTCACTGGCGGGGGTCGAGCGGCTATCATGCCAAGCGTGTCAAGTACCAAAAAGCAGGAATACAACGCCCGCCACCTGTCCGTTCTCGAGGGCCTTGAGGCTGTGCGTAAGCGCCCGGGTATGTACATCGGCTCCACGGATTCGCGCGGGCTCATGCACTGCCTGTGGGAGATCATCGACAACTCGATAGACGAGGCGACGGAGGGGTATGCCACCTCCATCCGAGTCACGCTCTACCCGGATGGTTCGGTGGAGGTGGAAGACGACGGGCGTGGCATCCCTGTCGACGAGGTTCCGGGCACGGGCGCCTCCGGCGTTGAGGTGGTCTACACGAAGCTGCACGCGGGTGGAAAGTTTGACTCGGCCAACTACGGGTCGGCGGGTGGCCTGCACGGCGTGGGCGCCTCGGTGGTCAACGCCCTCTCCCAGCGCCTCGACGTGGCGGTCAAGCGCGAGGGAAAGGTGTGGGAGATGTCCTTCAAGCGCGGCGAGCCCGGCGTTTTCGACGACGCCGCCGCACCCGCCCCGGACGCTCCCTTCACCCCGTTCACCACCCATTCCAAGCTACGCGTGACCGGGAAGGTCGCGAAGAAGACCACGGGTACGCGGGTGCGCTACTGGGCGGACCCGGAGATTTTCCCCAAGGACACCCAATTCAGCTACCAGCATCTCATCGAGCGCGTCCGCGAAAAGGCCTTCCTCGTGCCCGGCCTTGAGGTGGTCGTTCGCGATGAGCGCGGACTTCCCGAGCGCGCCGACGCGCCGGTGGAGGAGGTCTTCAAGTACGACGGCGGGGTGGTGGACTTTGTCGACCACCTGGCCACCGACCCGGCGGTCTCCCGCACCATGCACCTGAGGGGCCAGGGCACGTTTGACGAGACGGTTCAGGTTCTTGACAAGAACTCCGGACACTTGCGCCCGCGCGAAGTCGAGCGCGTGTGCGACGTCGACATCGCGCTACGTTGGGGCAACGGGTACGACACCCGCGAGGAGACTTTCGTCAACATCATCGCTACCCCCAAGGGCGGCACGCACTTGACGGGCTTCGAGCAGGGCCTGGTCAAAGTGGTCCGCGCCCAGATCGAATCCAAGTCGCGCCAACTGAAGGTCACGGCGCGCGATCCACGCATCGAGAAGGACGATATTCTGGCGGGCTTGACCGCCGTCGTTGCCGTGCGCTTCCCCGAGCCGCAGTTCGAGGGACAAACTAAGGAGGTTCTGGGCACGGCGCCGATCCGGGGGATCGTGGCGAAGGTGGTGGAGGAGGAGCTCGGGCGCGAGTTTTCCTCCACCAAACGCGACGCGAAGAGCGAGAACCAGCGCGTTCTGGAGAAGGTGGTGGCGGAGATGCGCGCCCGCGTGGCCGCCCGCACCCAGAAGGAGATCTCGCGTCGCAAGAACGCCCTCGAGACTTCCTCGCTGCCCGCCAAGTTGGCCGACTGCCGCTCGGACGATATTGAGCACACTGAGCTGTTCATTGTCGAGGGCGATTCTGCCCTCGGTACCGCAAAGCTCGCTCGCGACTCAGAGTTCCAGGCGTTGCTACCGATCCGCGGCAAGATCCTCAATGTCCAGAAGGCCTCCCACGCCGACATCCTCAGCAACCAGGAGGTCTCATCGATCATTCAGGTGGTCGGGGCCGGCTCGGGCCGCACCTTCGATCTTGACGCGGCGCGTTACGGCAAGGTCATCTTCATGACGGACGCCGACGTCGACGGCGCCCACATCCGCACCTTGCTCCTGACCTTGTTCTTCCGCTACATGCGCCCACTCGTGGAGGCCGGGCGCGTGTACGCGGCGGTGCCCCCGCTCCACCGGGTGGAGGTGGCCGGTCGCGGAGGGAAGAAGGGGGAGTATATCTACAGCTATTCCGACGCCGAGTTGCACCGCACCCTGGCGCGGCTGGAGCGGAGCGGGCGCACGTACAAGCAGCCGATCCAGCGCTACAAGGGCCTGGGAGAGATGGATGCCAACCAGCTGGCGGAGACTACGATGGATCCGAAGCACCGCACGCTTCGCCGGGTCTCGCTTGCCGATGCCGAGGCGCTCCGTTTCGCGGAGGATACCTTCGAGCTTCTCATGGGCTCAGAAGTGGCGCCGCGGCGTGATTTCATCGTTGAGGGCGCGGGCCACATCTCACGCGAGCAGATTGACGCATAGGAGTTGCGCGCCGCCCTTGGTAGACTGGGGCATATGCAGACAGGAAAGATCACGGGACGTTCGCTCGAGCAACGTTTGGCGGCTCCGAGCGAGCTGGCGGGGCCAAGCCCCCATCTGGGGCTGTCGTGGAAGCAGCTCGCCGCGGGTGATCTCGATGAGCTCGCGGATCTTTTGCGGGAGTCGGCGGATCCGGAGATCTGTGATGAGTTGCGCATCCTTCAGCAGGTCACGCCCTGGGTCAGGGCCGCCGAGGCCGACCGGAGGAACATGGACGCCATTGTGGGCCGCGACACGAACGGTCAGCTACAGGCGATGGGCTTTGTTTTCAACAACCCCCACCCGCTGACGGAGGCGCAGGCCAACATCTACGGCGTCATCCGCCCGCACTGGCGCAGGCGCGGTATCGGGCGGGCGCTGCTCGAGTGGCAGGACGGGCGGGCGCGCCAACTCATGCTTGCTAATGGTTACGACCTGCCGGCCTCG is part of the Trueperella abortisuis genome and harbors:
- a CDS encoding DUF7455 domain-containing protein; its protein translation is MNAILDTPVLTAADRCDACNAQAYVRVELSSGQLQFCAHHWRKHMPALEKVAINIIDETDRV
- a CDS encoding DNA gyrase/topoisomerase IV subunit B — its product is MPSVSSTKKQEYNARHLSVLEGLEAVRKRPGMYIGSTDSRGLMHCLWEIIDNSIDEATEGYATSIRVTLYPDGSVEVEDDGRGIPVDEVPGTGASGVEVVYTKLHAGGKFDSANYGSAGGLHGVGASVVNALSQRLDVAVKREGKVWEMSFKRGEPGVFDDAAAPAPDAPFTPFTTHSKLRVTGKVAKKTTGTRVRYWADPEIFPKDTQFSYQHLIERVREKAFLVPGLEVVVRDERGLPERADAPVEEVFKYDGGVVDFVDHLATDPAVSRTMHLRGQGTFDETVQVLDKNSGHLRPREVERVCDVDIALRWGNGYDTREETFVNIIATPKGGTHLTGFEQGLVKVVRAQIESKSRQLKVTARDPRIEKDDILAGLTAVVAVRFPEPQFEGQTKEVLGTAPIRGIVAKVVEEELGREFSSTKRDAKSENQRVLEKVVAEMRARVAARTQKEISRRKNALETSSLPAKLADCRSDDIEHTELFIVEGDSALGTAKLARDSEFQALLPIRGKILNVQKASHADILSNQEVSSIIQVVGAGSGRTFDLDAARYGKVIFMTDADVDGAHIRTLLLTLFFRYMRPLVEAGRVYAAVPPLHRVEVAGRGGKKGEYIYSYSDAELHRTLARLERSGRTYKQPIQRYKGLGEMDANQLAETTMDPKHRTLRRVSLADAEALRFAEDTFELLMGSEVAPRRDFIVEGAGHISREQIDA
- a CDS encoding RNA polymerase sigma factor; amino-acid sequence: MKVAELRTLAKELGLHLNSRAVKAVLIEAISEAVSAAGAATAKDKASKEAEPAAKAAPAKKTQTAAKEAAAKPAAEEKGAGEGTLNELTVGELRTKASELGLSRVSKMRKAELIEAILAATPAEAPAAPAVTQEEDDLDKSPATPDEPEMDEEDLDDQLDDHLELDDDLDADDEEDSADEDSEDEDEDESDAEDSADQSVVITANAAKSSRGAFVVKDSDDTDEPAQRVLVAGATADPVKDYLKQIGKVPLLNAAEEVELAQRIEAGLFAQHILDTTEIEDRKHRRELEIIARDGRNAKNHLLEANLRLVVSLAKRYTGRGMLFLDLIQEGNLGLVRAVEKFDYAKGFKFSTYATWWIRQAITRAMADQARTIRIPVHMVEVINKLARVQRQMLQDLGREPTTEELARELDMTEEKVIEVQKYGREPISLHTPLGEDGDSEFGDLIEDSEAVVPADAVGFTLLQEQLHQVLDTLSEREAGVVSMRFGLTDGQPKTLDEIGKVYGVTRERIRQIESKTMSKLRHPSRSQVLRDYLE
- a CDS encoding 3'-5' exonuclease gives rise to the protein MTSFAVVDVETTGLDRSADRIVEIAVILLNHNLVEEGRWQSLVNPGRASAAVEIHGLGDAVLADAPRFAEISQHVVDLLTGRVLVAHHAAFERAFLTRELTRAGYAGGPDEDACVCTMDQSRIYLPPGPHSLRGVAERLGLSPATRHRAMSDAETCARLLRCYVELEDRGQRYTDAATNREALPVYPAQWRRARGWAPPYSKYSKRPAPGA
- a CDS encoding universal stress protein, whose translation is MPVIVPVSRGERDDALASAIDLCRREDRLLIALLHRPLGHFDQESIDAEVDELTDRLDSADIGFRIEVRVDEKDLARQISDLAQDGSSLVVVSLAHKPAGGKLILGSQIQKLLLECPCSVLVVREQPHEGNM
- a CDS encoding DUF4192 family protein — translated: MDTIRLNHPHEILALFPYLFGFTPKDSIVLVALKGSHGIPGGPVARVDAPTVQAGLIDLALEFIDTFCVQDLYIGWYGANLRDMLDDRESVDILDTVGLASQHFVAMRTGGTGMVNVGLTDYESWVTCIDARAGVWEELAGADLVRPFGELQAAPAVAQAVFDGVAPVGNQPLRSRERLAWSERREAVMASRAWRANKRRGVRLWQEVLDQLAAGADYVSAVGTEEKAGQLNAALRDVLLRDQLILFGVDEGTVKIGGISARQLTKKLAAVGEPSPTRIALMMALFEYLAERSDDDDAAPSAIAGYLAWWQGDTERAMSNAAQAMNSDHHYPLAKLVLHALHVNLPSPKDIASKPSRECEPSWNTAE